Within Mycobacterium heckeshornense, the genomic segment GCGCCCGAAGCCCGCTGGTGCGCCGCGGTGCCGGCACCGGACTGGCCATCACCACGCCAGTGATCACCGCGAACTCGAAAAGTGCCCGCACCGCGGCGATGCGCCGGTTCTGCGTCGCTGGGGCGGCGCCCCGCCGCTCGCACAACCGGACCACTGTCCAGCTCGCAGTGCGCTTAGGCTGGCTCTGCCAGTCCAGATAGTCGAACAAGTCGGTCGGGCGCACCTCGGCCAGACCAACGCCCGGCTCGGCAAGGAACCGCAAGAAGTTCAACACGTCAAACGCATACGCGCGCCGCGTCGCCCGAGCGAAGTTCCTGCCCTTCAGATGCGCCAGAAACCGGT encodes:
- a CDS encoding site-specific integrase: MAFGLEVPMGLRVAGDGDVFVIAGEVAAGQRDDVAVVNRFLAHLKGRNFARATRRAYAFDVLNFLRFLAEPGVGLAEVRPTDLFDYLDWQSQPKRTASWTVVRLCERRGAAPATQNRRIAAVRALFEFAVITGVVMASPVPAPRRTSGLRARRGLLGHIPARHPRSGGRLVREQRLLNRPGMSGDSTSWEGWSRVSEFVEEVPAGVAGAGSADGRRDPRSA